The Aedes albopictus strain Foshan chromosome 2, AalbF5, whole genome shotgun sequence region GGAAGCGAGGATGATTTGGAAGATGAGAAAATAGAAAAACTGCAAAAGAAGTAAAAGAAATCAAAACGTTAAGGAACACAAGAAAACTCAACGAAAACAGGAAAATCACGAAAGCCAAGGTTATAAAAGCAAGTTAAGGagacaagaaaaaaaaagctaAACAAGTTGAGGAACAAGAAAAACAAAGAAAACATGAAAAAAGAAGATAGAAAAAGcaagaagataaaaaatataaaaatgaaaacgaagacaacaaaaaataaaaagaaaacaatAAGTACATAAAAGATAATCGAAACAAGCTCTTTTAAGAAAATAAATGAATACAATAAATATACAGAAAGCTTGGAAATATGAAGGGCactgaaaaaaaaagtaaaattagAAAGTACAGTgaagaaaagtaagaaaaataaataaaatacaaaaaaaacttgaATAGGGCGAAGGAGATGAGAAAAATATGGCAGTCTTATAAGGCAATATAGTGGGGCATCTGGGAAACCCTTCAAAAAAACTTCATAGAAACCAAAACATACTACAGGTTCATTACAAGAATAAAATTTGAACACCTCTTTCATTACCACCTCTCCACCGAAGACAGTCAAAATCTAATAAAATGAAATATGCTTTTTGTTTTGAGAGTTTTGACTGTCATCCAGGCCTACCATAACCAGACCGCCAACTGCTGCTTCCTCGAGCTGGTGTGGTTTGGTTGGCCTCTCTTGGATGGTATTTTCCGTTGGCATGCTGTTGCTTCCAAGCAATTCAAGGGCTGCCTTCCTGCGTCAAAAGCGGACTGCTGCCGCACAAAGTAATTCTAGCTAGATGCTTCCTTTTGCTTGCTGTTGCTGCGAGGAATGATGATGTCCTACCGCGAGCGAGCCGTGGACGTTGCGAGGCTTTTGTTTAATCCATTTGGTTCTTCCTCTGTCGACTCTTCTCCAAGCGCGTTCATTTGTTTGCATACAATGCTGCGGAGTGTGGACTGTGGAATGCAGCAGAAAGACAGGTTCGGAATCAGCACAATGCCCGCAGATAGATGCCATAACAAAAACCAATGAAAGGGAATGTTTTGTTCTTTATCTCATGATTTAGGGCGTATTACAGATGGTTGTTTAAAAATACTTTCTCGTTCAATGCGTTTATTGGGAGAGTACCTTTCTGCGAAAATAATCATGCATTGTTGCTGAAATCCTCCTCAGAAGGCGAGACTAAATTAAGGAAACACCGTTATCCGCCGTAGTATATTCAAAGCATGACTAGAATCTTCACTCTCCACGTGCCACCCATGCAACGGACACATAAAAGCCAGAACCTAAATGTCACGTTAGATAATGGATTTTCCATTACAGGCAAGACACAAATTACATCCCCAGCACACGTTAAATGTGTTGAAGCGATATTTTTTTTCGTCCTGGATGGGTTTTATTTTCGTGTTCCATTTTGTCGCTGGAGCAGTTGAAGAACATCAGAAGAACAGACACGGTTTCATCAACCATTTTAAGGTACGTGGAATTACATGTGCGGCGAAGGAATCGGTTAGGGTCTGAACCGGAAGAGCAAATGATGATGTGCAAGGCTCGAATAAATTATGATGATCATGAAAAACGAAAACAATAAATGTTGTCACAAATGTTCGTTAGTTTTCGTTATCACTCATAAGGTTTCGCATAATGCGTTTAACACAATGACATCTTCTTAataccttttttttttgttcgaggaTATTCTCTAGTtgtcaatttttaaaacaagctaCTGAGACCGcgctaactaactaactaactaactaactaactaactaactaactaactaactaactaactaactaactaactaactaactaactaactaactaactaactaactaactaactaactaactaactaactaactaactaactaactaactaactaactaactaactaactaactaactaactaactaactaactaactaactaactaactaactaactaactaactaactaactaactaactaactaactaactaactaactaactaactaactaactaactaactaactaactaactaactaactaactaactaactaactaactaactaactaactaactaactaactaactaactaactaactaactaactaactaactaactaactaactaactaactaactaactaactaactaactaactaactaactaactaactaactaactaactaactaactaactaactaactaactaactaactaactaactaactaactaactaactaactaactaactaactaactaactaactaactaactaactaactaactaactaactaactaactaactaactaactaactaactaactaactaactaactaactaactaactaactaactaactaactaactaactaactaactaactaactaactaactaactaactaactaactaactaactaactaactaactaactaactaactaactaactaactaactaactaactaactaactaactaactaactaactaactaactaactaactaactaactaactaactaactaactaactaactaactaactaactaactaactaactaactaactaactaactaactaactaactaactaactaactaactaactaactaactaactaactaactaactaactaactaactaactaactaactaactaactaactaactaactaactaactaactaactaactaactaactaactaactaactaactaactaactaactaactaactaactaactaactaactaactaactaactaactaactaactaactaactaactaactaactaactaactaactaactaactaactaactaactaactaactaactaactaactaactaactaactaactaactaactaactaactaactaactaactaactaactaactaactaactaactaactaactaactaactaactaactaactaactaaagaCATCAACACATTTTTATGCGATTTCGCACTATTATTCACATTCCCACATATACGATATCTGACTGCGCAGTTCACAAGTGAATCCAATGCGCTATATTACAACAGTTAACCCTAGAACAGTGGTTCAAACTTTCGTATGCGCAATGAACATCGTTCGCCTAATTGTAGGCATGAACGGTGTATCAGCCGCGAGCTTTTCTGTTTCTAAATAACCATCGTAACGCCGAATGAACTTGATAAAATTGAAGAAGATAATACAACGATCTCACAACACAAGCAACCTTGCATCGTCTCCACATGCAGTGTTGTAGTGACCTTGGAAGATCGATCTCCATTCAGTAGTGGTTGTCATACATAGAAGTAATACAGAGGCCCGGTAATTGCCATGATCTCAACTACGTCATGTTTGTTTGTATTCTTTAGCACAGTTTATTATCACATTcattgtaaacaaaaaaaaacaaaaataataatacgTCAGTTACAATTTACACTTATAATTTTTTGGTTCAGTTGCGAATAAATTTCGCAATTACGAGGAAAAGTATAATTGTCATATAATTGGATACTGCTCTCGTTGTTCCCTgaaaaccaaaaacaaaaacgTCAGTTCGGTATTGTAACGGATAAGGTATATTTGTCAACTCACCGATCGCGAAAACGCCGTCGATGACGAACCCATTCCATTTTCGGATTGGTAGATCGTGGTTTGGGCAAATCCGTTTTTACCAACATCAGTGTTTTGTGACACTATGTGGGATGCATCGAAGCCGGGTCTGTCGAGTAAATTGACACTTAAACGCTTGTTCAGCATCATTTTCATAGGCATCATACTCACGGTGCAAAGTTGGGAAAACCCTGAAAATTGTTCTGTTGTGGGCTTCTGGCTGTGCGATGCCCGGTCACAAGGGCAACATTTCCACGATTCACTTCAACGTTTTCAGCTATTTGAAAATAGGGAAATGAAAGTTAT contains the following coding sequences:
- the LOC109622208 gene encoding uncharacterized protein LOC109622208, with the translated sequence MMMIKSLFLVIFFAVISAENVEVNRGNVALVTGHRTARSPQQNNFQGFPNFAPPGFDASHIVSQNTDVGKNGFAQTTIYQSENGMGSSSTAFSRSGTTRAVSNYMTIILFLVIAKFIRN